A DNA window from Pseudomonas resinovorans NBRC 106553 contains the following coding sequences:
- the gmhB gene encoding D-glycero-beta-D-manno-heptose 1,7-bisphosphate 7-phosphatase: MKLLILDRDGVINQDSDDYIKSVEEWIPIPSAIAAIARLSQAGWTVAVATNQSGIARGYYDLATLDAMHARLRQLVAEQGGELGVIQFCPHGPDDGCDCRKPRPGMLLRIAEHYGVDLAGTWFVGDSRGDLDAALAVDCQPVLVKTGKGERTLAKPLPAGTLVFDDLAAVATHLLQ; encoded by the coding sequence ATGAAACTTCTGATTCTCGACCGCGACGGCGTCATCAACCAGGACTCCGACGACTACATCAAATCCGTTGAGGAATGGATCCCCATTCCCAGCGCCATTGCGGCCATCGCCCGGCTGAGCCAGGCCGGTTGGACTGTCGCCGTGGCCACCAACCAGTCCGGCATCGCCCGCGGCTACTACGACCTGGCTACCCTCGACGCCATGCACGCGCGCCTGCGCCAGCTGGTGGCGGAGCAGGGCGGCGAGCTAGGCGTGATCCAGTTCTGCCCCCACGGCCCGGACGACGGCTGCGACTGCCGCAAGCCGCGCCCCGGTATGCTCCTGCGCATCGCCGAGCACTATGGCGTGGACCTTGCTGGCACCTGGTTCGTCGGCGACAGCCGTGGTGACCTGGACGCCGCGTTGGCCGTCGATTGTCAGCCCGTTCTGGTGAAGACCGGCAAGGGCGAACGTACCCTGGCCAAGCCCTTGCCAGCGGGAACCCTCGTATTCGACGATCTGGCGGCAGTCGCCACACATCTCCTTCAGTAA